One part of the Lotus japonicus ecotype B-129 chromosome 2, LjGifu_v1.2 genome encodes these proteins:
- the LOC130738863 gene encoding uncharacterized protein LOC130738863: MAMTPERSKPPLHNFSLPCLKWGTQRLLRCVNADPPSSSSPDRRSDPAPRLPSRKTDDTTVDAVREKIMGDLRVAAKKLKVSIFEDDGVGGGGTAAANAAAARPWNLRTRRAACKAPVTGPPPRDEERRFFEVGCSSPSPAKDKDKDKDKNKKKMVMDEKIKFSVSLSKEEVEQDFWALAGTRPPRRPKKRPRNVQKQLTTLYPGLWLSEITADSYKVADVPE, translated from the exons ATGGCTATGACCCCTGAACGATCCAAGCCACCACTACACAACTTCTCCTTACCCTGCTTGAAATGGGGCACGCAACGCTTACTCCGCTGTGTCAACGCCGACccaccttcttcctcctcccctGATCGCCGATCCGACCCTGCTCCTCGACTTCCCTCCCGCAAAACCGACGACACCACCGTCGACGCCGTCAGGGAAAAGATCATGGGGGATCTCAGAGTGGCGGCCAAGAAGCTCAAGGTTTCCATTTTTGAGGAtgatggtgttggtggtggtggtactgcTGCTGCCAATGCCGCTGCTGCTAGGCCGTGGAATTTGAGGACCAGACGAGCTGCGTGTAAGGCGCCGGTCACTGGACCACCGCCGCGTGATGAGGAGCGTAGGTTTTTTGAGGTGGGGTGTTCTTCTCCGTCGCCGGCGAAGGATAAGGATAAGGATAAGGataagaataagaagaagatggtgatgGATGAGAAGATCAAGTTCTCTGTTTCTCTTTCTAAGGAGGAGGTGGAACAGGATTTCTGGGCTTTGGCTGGGACTAGGCCTCCTAGAAGGCCTAAGAAGAGGCCTAGGAATGTGCAGAAGCAATTGACT ACACTCTATCCTGGGTTGTGGCTATCAGAGATCACTGCAGATTCATACAAAGTGGCTGATGTTCCTGAATGA